The Acinetobacter shaoyimingii DNA segment TGGTTATATGTCGAGTTTTGAAAATTACATCAAAACCAAACGTCCAGAACTCAGCTTTGAAGATTATTGGAAAAAAGAATCTCAAAATGAGGTGTATCACTTCATTGGTAAGGACATCGTGTATTTCCATGCATTGTTCTGGCCTGCAATGCTTGAAGGCGCAAACTACCGTACACCTACAGGTTTATTCGTCAATGGTTTCTTGACTGTGAATGGTCAGAAGATGTCGAAATCTCGTGGTACATTCATTAAAGCTGAAACGTATTTACAGCATTTAAACCCTGAATACTTACGTTACTACTTTGCTTCTAAACTTTCTGACAAAGTTGAAGATTCTGACTTAAACCTTGATGATTTCGTGCAGAAAGTGAATTCAGACCTTGTGGGTAAAGTGGTCAACATCGCAAGCCGTTGTGCGAAATTCATTAACACTAAATTTGATAACAAGTTAAGCGCAACATGTGCAGAGTCTGAGTTGGTGCAAAGCTTTATTGATGCAGGTGATTCAATCGCCAAAGCTTATGAAGCACGTGAATTCTCTACAGCGATTCGTGAAATTATGGCGCTTGCTGACCGTGCGAATCAGTACATCGATGAGAAAAAACCTTGGGCTTTGGCGAAAGTTGAAGGCGAAGAACAACAAGTCCATGACGTATGTTCTGTGGGTATTAACTTGTTCCGTCAATTGGCGGTTTACCTTGCACCTGTATTGCCTACATTGGCAGAGCAAGTTCAAGCATTCTTACAGTTAGAGAGCTTTAACTTTGAATCTCGTAAGCAAATTTTAGTTGGTCATGAAATTGCATTGTTCCAACCTTTAATGCAACGTGTTGACCCGAAAGCAGTTGCTGCAATGGTGGATGCTTCTAAAGATTCTTTAGCTGCCCCTGCTGAAGCACCTAAAGCGGAAAAGAAAAAAGAAAAAGCCAAAGAGAAGAAAGCTGAGCCTAAAGTTGGGGAAGCTGAAATCATTAATATTGATGATTTTATGAAAGTTGACCTACGTGTGGCAGAAGTTTTAGACGCTACTACGGTTGAAGGTTCTGACAAGCTTTTACAACTCACTTTAAATGTTGGTGAAGCTGAACCACGTAACGTGTTTAGCGGTATTCGTGAGTTCTACCAACCTGAAGACTTAAAAGGTAAATTGGTGGTGATGGTGGCGAACCTTGCACCACGTAAGATGCGTTTTGGGATTTCAAACGGCATGGTTTTAGCTGCAGGTAATGGCGATGGCGTTTGGGTGATTTCACCTGAAACTGGTGCAAAACCGGGTGATAAAGTGTCTTAAGATTTAAAACCTTAAATAAGAAAAAGCCTCTACGTTGTAGGGGCTTTTTTATACTTTTATGTTCCCTCTCCTTTTTTGAAGGAGAGGGTTAGGGAGAGGATTTATTAAATCACTGCCTCATTGTAGCTTTATGAAAATTAGTTTCTTTGTGTTGGCATTGCCTTACTTTTGAAAGATCAAAAGTAACAAAAATCTACTGTTCACTTGATGATACGTCCCTGTACCACAAGTGAACGGCGACATCCATGTCGCCTTCTCACTAAATTAATTACATCTTGAAATTCTACTTTTAATAATCGTAGCAAAGCAGATATTTAGAAAATTTCTTTTATTTTGATGTTATTAGAATAACTTATTTCAGCTTAAATAAAGAAACTTGAGTAGCAAGATTTAAATATTCATATGCTACCGCTGTTTTCTGTGCAAAATTTTTGTCACAAGTAATTAAATACTCACAAAAGCAACCATAAGATGCATGTGACATATCACTAAAAGATGCAATAAAACGTTTTTCCTTATGTAAATCTTCATCCTGATAATATCCAATCAAATTCAGCATGTTATAAATTTTATTTACTTTTTGAAATAAATAGGTCTTTTTATTATCTTGATCTTTTAATTGGAAAAACTCGTCTAACTCAATATTTTTTAATTCTGAATTACCATCTTGAATTAAGTCCCATATTTTTTCCAACGCATTTGGAAATTTAATTTTTTGTAAATTATCATGATTAATCCTCAATTTCTCTCTGAGTTCTTTATGCGCAGGTTGATTCTTATTTGATTCCGCTAAATGCTTTGTAGAAATTTGAACATGTGACAAATATTTATCTCGTTGTTTTTGTAATTTTGGAATTTCGACGTTATATTTTTCTATTTGTGATAAAAGATAATCATCTTTATATGCTCTATTCTCTAAATGACTTAAAGATCGTTCTAGGAATTGTAATAAATCATCCAAAGCTTCAATTTGTTCAGTTTTAAAACCTTCAAAATCTTTAACACCACCATATAGAGCAAATAAATTCTTAATGGATGGCTCAGTGAATTTTTTTAAATAAATATTCTGAATATAATTGTTAAAATGAACATATGGCTCATCCCAAGATCTAAAAAGATTATTCGTTTGAACTCCATCTTTGTCTGTAGTCAACTCAATGTAATGTGCATTCAATTCTTTTAAGATATCTAGAAACTCAATGCCGTATTTACTACTTTTGCCATTCCTAACCGATCTATAAATTTCTTCTAGAGTTATAGGTGAATAAACGGTTTGCACTTCTTCCTGCAAGTATCTGAAAAAATATGAATCTTTTTTAAGTAAAGGTTTTTCTTTATATTCACTAAATAAATCTAAAATATTTTGATCTAAATAAGCTAAAGGTTTTCCTGAATATTCTTCTGTCATTAAATTATCCCCCCCCGAAAATATAAGTATTATGTTTTCCTAGTCACTAGATCAACAAATTTGTGATAAATCACCTAAATAGCATTGACTCTACCCACAAACCCTTATAGCTTGAAAATGAGTTTCATTACCAAAAATAAAGGTATCTCCCCATGAAAAAGACAACTTCACTCGGTTTAGCATTTGCAATGACGGCGACATTCAGCATGACCGCAATGGCTGAATTCAAACAAAATCCACTCCCATACAGCACTGATGCACTAGAACCATCTATCGACAAAACCACCATGGAAATTCACTATGGTAAACACCACAAAACCTATGTCGACAACTTAAACGGACAAATCAAAACCTATCCTGAGTTAGACAAACTCAAAATTGAAGACGTCCAAAAGCAAATCTCAAAATACAACACAGCCGTTCGTAACAACGGTGGCGGTCATTACAACCACACCTTCTTTTGGGACAGCCTTGCACCAAGTGCAAAATCGGGCAAACCAAGTGCAACCCTATTGAAAAAAATCAATCAAGATTTTGGTTCATTAGACCAGTTCAAAACTAAATTCAATGAAGCAGCGACTGGACGTTTTGGTTCAGGTTGGGCGTGGCTCATCTTAACGCCTGAAGGCAAATTGGCAATTACCTCTACAGCAAACCAAGACAATCCACTCATGGATGTTGCAGAAACCAAAGGTACGCCATTACTTGGTTTAGATGTGTGGGAACATGCTTATTATCTTAAATACCAAAACAAACGTGCTGACTACACCAAAGCCTTTTGGAATGTGGTGAATTGGAACAAAGTCAATGAACGTTATACGCAAGCGTTAAAAGTTCCAAAAGCCAAATAATGAAAACCTAGGTAATCAAAAGTGTAATAACACAAGTTAAATAAATCCCATACTCTGCCCGTCAGGGTATGGATTTACTTTGAATCCCCCACTTGCACGCGCCCCCATATAAAAATGATCTATACACATCTGAAATGTTGATAGGCTCATTGTCAAAATCATGCTAAAAATAAATCAATATTGGACATTAAAAGAACATCGCATGAAAAAATTAATATTTCCTTTAGCAAGTCTCGTTTTCATCAGTCTTGCAAATATAGCTCAAGCTGAATCTATTCCACAAACTGTAGAACAGCAAAAACAAGTCGCAGGTTTTTACCAGCAAAACTTGGGCAATGTACAAATTACGGCATTACTCGATGGCACAAATTTTATGTCGCCAAAGCTGTTTAAAGACATTCCTCAGGCAAAAGTCACTGAAATTTTAAAGAAATATCATGCTGACCAAGCCAAAGGCATTCAAACTTCAGTCAATGCATTCTTGGTCAATAATGGCACAAACCTGACTTTGGTCGACAGTGGCACAGCCGATTGTTTTGGCGCGCATTTGGGTTCAGTGGTGAAAAATTTAAAAGCCTCAGGTTATGCACCTGAACAAGTGAACACCATTTTACTCACCCATTTACACCCAGATCATTCATGCGGTATTAGCAAAAATGGCGTAGCTAATTTCCCAAATGCAACGGTTTATGTTTCCGAAGCAGAAGCGAATTACTGGCTCGATCCGATGCAATTAAAATCTATTCCTAAAGACAAACAAGCCAATTACGCAGGCACAGTAGAAAAAATTAAAACGGCGCTTGAACCTTATCAGGCGAAAAAGCGTTTCAAGACCTTTAAATTAGGCGATAAAGTCAATGGGTTTGAAGTGATTCAAACTGCGGGTCATACACCTGGGCACTATAGTTATAAACTGAAAACAGCCGATCAGGATGTGGTATTTATTGGTGATATTGTGCATTCGCATACTGTTCAGTTTGACCGCCCAGAAACAGCGATTGACTATGATATTGATCCTAAAACAGCGGTTCAAACGCGTTTAAAACAGTTTGCAGATTATGCAAAAAATGGGCAATTGATTGCTGCGCCACATTTACCTTTCCCTGGTATTGGTTATATTCATTCAAATGGAAAAGACAGTTATCAATGGATTCCTGTACATTTTAAGGATTGATCTATATTCCAAATCAGCGTATTCAAAAAATAAGGAGCAACCTTTGATTGCTCCTATTTACTTTAAATGAAATTAGCGACGATCAATATATTCCAAATAACCCCGACCTTGCATCTTGTGCCCTTGAAACTCACCCGACCACTGATAAGAACTAACATAGCCCGCAGCCAAACCATAACAATACGGTGTATCTACGACAGCAATACACTCAAACACTTGCTCACCTTGATGATATACCACCCAGCGAAAAGATTGTGGAACTTCCATCACAAAACCATCAGGCGTAATTTGTGATTCTGTTTTGAGCGCAATTACTTCAAAAACAGCATCATCATATTGAAGTGAAGTTCCATCAACATGACGGTATGACACTGCGGTATAAGCGGGTTGCCCTGCGAAAGCAACAAAGGCCAATACCAACTGTTGCTTATCGTCTAAGTTAATCACCTGATAACTAAAGGCATTTAAAGGAACAGTCAGTTGTCGTTTTAAAAATTCACTGGGTAGCATTGACACCGCAACCGATTTCCAATGCTCCAACGTACAGAGACCTTGAACATCAATGTGTGTGCCTTGCTGTGAAATCGAACCTTCATAACGCATCAATACACTAAAATGCTGATAAAACGGCCCATGTGCAAACCATGTGATTGCATCGGTTGGTGTTAATGTCAAATCAACACTTAAATCTTCTAAGTTCGATATTAAGCGATATTGTCCCTCTTCTGCATAGAGCGTTGAATCTCCAGCATATTCAACTTTAAATGGCGTCTGTTGAAATTTAATCTCATCCTCAATAGAGTAAACACGATAGGCTTCTTTTGCAGATGATAATGCAGTCCCGTGAACCAAAGTCGCTGTATCTGCAGGCGTATATGGACTAATTTTAGATGAAGTTTTGGTAATTTTTGCCCCGACATCACCAATGACAGATGCATAAGACAAATAACGAAATGGTTCAGGCAAATCTGGAATCATCACACCATAATGCGTACTGGCAAATTGTGGATGGAAAACATGAGCATCGAAATTATAATTTTTTGGCAAATGTGATTGATCGGCAGGGCTTACTGCACCTAACATTCGAGCTGCAAATTGACCAGTCCGATACTTCACTTTTTGTTGTACGGTTTTATTTTTAGGAATACTGCTAATAAAAGTAAGCATGTATAACTCTGCATCAAAATGAGATATACACCCTAACGTAATTGACTAAGGCTTGATCATGTCTAATCGGGACTTCAAAATG contains these protein-coding regions:
- the metG gene encoding methionine--tRNA ligase; the encoded protein is MRNILVTNALPYANGPIHMGHLLGYIQADIWVRAMRAMGHDVTYVCADDAHGTAIMLRAEANGITPEEQIANVQKEHMRDFDGFGVHFDHYDSTNSDTNKARSQEIYIKNREAGNIAVRPVTQLFDPEKSMFLSDRFIKGTCPKCKAEDQYGDSCEVCGTTYNATELLNPKSTLSGATPVEKSSDHYFFKLPNFGEYLQKWTRDEGRLPVSIANKLDEWFEAGLNDWDISRDAPYFGFEIPDAPNKYFYVWVDAPIGYMSSFENYIKTKRPELSFEDYWKKESQNEVYHFIGKDIVYFHALFWPAMLEGANYRTPTGLFVNGFLTVNGQKMSKSRGTFIKAETYLQHLNPEYLRYYFASKLSDKVEDSDLNLDDFVQKVNSDLVGKVVNIASRCAKFINTKFDNKLSATCAESELVQSFIDAGDSIAKAYEAREFSTAIREIMALADRANQYIDEKKPWALAKVEGEEQQVHDVCSVGINLFRQLAVYLAPVLPTLAEQVQAFLQLESFNFESRKQILVGHEIALFQPLMQRVDPKAVAAMVDASKDSLAAPAEAPKAEKKKEKAKEKKAEPKVGEAEIINIDDFMKVDLRVAEVLDATTVEGSDKLLQLTLNVGEAEPRNVFSGIREFYQPEDLKGKLVVMVANLAPRKMRFGISNGMVLAAGNGDGVWVISPETGAKPGDKVS
- a CDS encoding DUF6670 family protein, with translation MLTFISSIPKNKTVQQKVKYRTGQFAARMLGAVSPADQSHLPKNYNFDAHVFHPQFASTHYGVMIPDLPEPFRYLSYASVIGDVGAKITKTSSKISPYTPADTATLVHGTALSSAKEAYRVYSIEDEIKFQQTPFKVEYAGDSTLYAEEGQYRLISNLEDLSVDLTLTPTDAITWFAHGPFYQHFSVLMRYEGSISQQGTHIDVQGLCTLEHWKSVAVSMLPSEFLKRQLTVPLNAFSYQVINLDDKQQLVLAFVAFAGQPAYTAVSYRHVDGTSLQYDDAVFEVIALKTESQITPDGFVMEVPQSFRWVVYHQGEQVFECIAVVDTPYCYGLAAGYVSSYQWSGEFQGHKMQGRGYLEYIDRR
- a CDS encoding superoxide dismutase gives rise to the protein MKKTTSLGLAFAMTATFSMTAMAEFKQNPLPYSTDALEPSIDKTTMEIHYGKHHKTYVDNLNGQIKTYPELDKLKIEDVQKQISKYNTAVRNNGGGHYNHTFFWDSLAPSAKSGKPSATLLKKINQDFGSLDQFKTKFNEAATGRFGSGWAWLILTPEGKLAITSTANQDNPLMDVAETKGTPLLGLDVWEHAYYLKYQNKRADYTKAFWNVVNWNKVNERYTQALKVPKAK
- a CDS encoding MBL fold metallo-hydrolase, which produces MKKLIFPLASLVFISLANIAQAESIPQTVEQQKQVAGFYQQNLGNVQITALLDGTNFMSPKLFKDIPQAKVTEILKKYHADQAKGIQTSVNAFLVNNGTNLTLVDSGTADCFGAHLGSVVKNLKASGYAPEQVNTILLTHLHPDHSCGISKNGVANFPNATVYVSEAEANYWLDPMQLKSIPKDKQANYAGTVEKIKTALEPYQAKKRFKTFKLGDKVNGFEVIQTAGHTPGHYSYKLKTADQDVVFIGDIVHSHTVQFDRPETAIDYDIDPKTAVQTRLKQFADYAKNGQLIAAPHLPFPGIGYIHSNGKDSYQWIPVHFKD